One Cricetulus griseus strain 17A/GY chromosome 5, alternate assembly CriGri-PICRH-1.0, whole genome shotgun sequence genomic window carries:
- the Pigr gene encoding polymeric immunoglobulin receptor isoform X1, with the protein MRLFVFTILLAVLPAVSTKSPIFGPQDVSGVVGNSVSVTCYYPATSVNRHSRKYWCRQGPGSLCTTLVSSNGYISKEYAGRANIINFPENNTFTINIAQLTQNDTGSYKCGLGTSNRGLYFEVSMEVSQAPEFPVDTHVYTKDLGRSVTIACPFKKENAHSKKSLCKKIGQTCELVIDSTEYVNPKYKDRAILFMKGTSQELFNVNITHLRHSDAGLYVCQAGEGSSADRNNADLQVLDPKPELVYRDLRASVAFDCDLGREVADVAKYLCRMNKETCDVVINTLGRRDPAFEGRILLTHKDDNGRFSVLITGLKKEDAGQYLCGAHSSGLPQEGWPMQAWQLFVNEESTMPPSRSVVKGITGGSVAIVCPYNPKESSSLKYWCRWEADGNGHCPVLVESQGVVDEQYEGRLALFDQPGNGSYTVILNQLTTQDAGSYWCLTNGDSRWRSTVELQVAEGERKPNLEVTPQNAIAVLGETLTLSCHYPCKYYSHEKYWCKWSNKGCHILPSHNEAARQSSVSCDQDNQVISMTLNPVSKNDEGWYWCGVRKGQDYGETTAIYVAVEERTGGSRQVSPVDANAPANVAPQEEVVDSGVSDNENKAIPNPSLLEEEGEINSVGDQAQENRAAVDAGSADEQKGHSKILFSTLVPLGLVLAGGAVAVWVARVRHRKNVDRMSISSYRTDISMADFKNSRDLGGNDNMGASPDLQETALERKDEIVTTTEIATEPEESKKAKRSSKEEADLAYSAFLLQSSNIAAQVHDGPKEA; encoded by the exons CGGTCTCCACAAAAAGCCCCATATTTGGTCCCCAAGATGTGAGTGGTGTGGTAGGTAACTCGGTGTCTGTCACGTGCTACTATCCAGCCACCTCTGTCAACCGACACAGCAGGAAGTACTGGTGCCGGCAAGGACCCGGCAGCCTCTGCACAACCCTCGTCTCTTCAAATGGCTACATCTCCAAGGAGTATGCAGGCAGAGCCAACATCATCAACTTCCCAGAGAATAACACATTTACGATTAACATTGCACAGCTCACCCAGAATGACACTGGGAGCTACAAGTGTGGTCTCGGCACCAGTAACCGAGGCCTGTACTTTGAAGTCAGCATGGAGGTCAGCCAAG CTCCTGAGTTCCCAGTTGACACTCATGTCTACACAAAGGATCTAGGCAGAAGCGTGACCATTGCCTGCCCTTTCAAAAAGGAGAATGCTCATAGCAAGAAATCCTTGTGTAAGAAGATAGGTCAGACCTGTGAACTTGTCATTGACTCTACTGAATACGTGAACCCCAAGTACAAGGACAGAGCAATTCTTTTTATGAAAGGGACCAGCCAAGAACTATTCAATGTCAACATTACTCACCTAAGACACAGTGATGCTGGGCTGTATGTTTGCCAGGCTGGGGAAGGTTCTAGTGCTGATAGAAACAATGCTGACCTCCAGGTACTAGACCCTAAGCCAGAGCTGGTTTATAGAGATCTGAGAGCCTCAGTGGCTTTTGACTGTGATTTGGGCCGTGAGGTGGCAGATGTAGCCAAATATCTGTGCCGGATGAACAAGGAAACTTGCGATGTGGTCATCAACACCCTGGGGAGGAGGGATCCAGCCTTTGAAGGCAGGATCCTGCTAACCCACAAGGATGACAATGGCCGTTTCAGTGTGCTGATCACAGGCTTGAAGAAGGAAGATGCAGGGCAGTACCTTTGTGGAGCCCACAGTTCTGGTCTGCCTCAAGAAGGTTGGCCCATGCAAGCTTGGCAACTCTTTGTAAATGAAG AGTCTACCATGCCCCCTAGTCGCTCCGTGGTAAAGGGTATCACAGGAGGCTCTGTGGCTATAGTCTGTCCCTACAACCCCAAGGAAAGCAGCAGCCTCAAGTACTGGTGTCGCTGGGAAGCAGACGGAAACGGACACTGCCCGGTGCTTGTGGAGAGCCAGGGGGTGGTGGATGAACAGTATGAAGGCCGACTGGCACTGTTCGATCAGCCAGGCAATGGCAGCTACACTGTCATCCTCAACCAGCTCACCACCCAGGATGCCGGCTCCTACTGGTGTCTGACCAATGGTGACTCTCGCTGGAGAAGCACTGTAGAGCTCCAGGTTGCTGAAGGTGAGA GAAAGCCAAACCTTGAGGTGACACCACAGAATGCGATTGCTGTACTCGGAGAGACCCTCACACTCTCCTGCCACTATCCATGCAAATACTACTCCCATGAGAAATATTGGTGCAAGTGGAGCAACAAGGGCTGCCACATCCTGCCTAGCCATAATGAAGCAGCCCGCCAGTCCTCTGTGAGCTGTGACCAGGACAATCAGGTCATCTCGATGACCCTGAACCCAGTCTCAAAGAACGATGAAGGCTGGTACTGGTGTGGGGTGAGGAAAGGCCAGGACTATGGAGAAACTACAGCCATCTATGTAGCAGTTGAAGAGAGGACAGGTG GGTCACGCCAAGTCAGCCCAGTGGATGCAAACGCACCTGCAAATGTTGCTCCACAAGAAGAGGTAGTTGACTCCGGTGTCAGTGACAATGAGAACAAAGCCATTCCAAACCCCAGCCTTcttgaagaggaaggagagataaaCAGTGTGGGAGACCAAGCTCAGGAGAACAGAGCTGCTGTGGATGCTGGCAG TGCTGATGAACAGAAGGGGCATTCCAAAATCCTGTTCTCCACCCTGGTGCCCCTGGGTCTGGTGCTGGCAGGGGGTGCTGTGGCTGTGTGGGTGGCAAGAGTCCGACACCGGAAGAATGTAG ACCGGATGTCAATCAGCAGCTACAGGACAGACATCAGCATGGCAGACTTCAAGAACTCTAGGGATTTGGGAGGCAATGACAACATGGGGGCCTCTCCAGACCTTCAGGAGACAGCTCTCGAAAGAAAAGATG AAATCGTGACTACCACTGAGATTGCCACAGAGCCAGAAGAATCCAAGAAGGCAAAACGG TCATCCAAGGAGGAAGCTGACCTGGCCTACTCAGCATTCCTGCTCCAGTCCAGCAACATAGCTGCACAGGTCCATGATGGTCCCAAGGAAGCCTAG
- the Pigr gene encoding polymeric immunoglobulin receptor isoform X2: MRLFVFTILLAVLPAVSTKSPIFGPQDVSGVVGNSVSVTCYYPATSVNRHSRKYWCRQGPGSLCTTLVSSNGYISKEYAGRANIINFPENNTFTINIAQLTQNDTGSYKCGLGTSNRGLYFEVSMEVSQGKNPGSLVDTHVYTKDLGRSVTIACPFKKENAHSKKSLCKKIGQTCELVIDSTEYVNPKYKDRAILFMKGTSQELFNVNITHLRHSDAGLYVCQAGEGSSADRNNADLQVLDPKPELVYRDLRASVAFDCDLGREVADVAKYLCRMNKETCDVVINTLGRRDPAFEGRILLTHKDDNGRFSVLITGLKKEDAGQYLCGAHSSGLPQEGWPMQAWQLFVNEESTMPPSRSVVKGITGGSVAIVCPYNPKESSSLKYWCRWEADGNGHCPVLVESQGVVDEQYEGRLALFDQPGNGSYTVILNQLTTQDAGSYWCLTNGDSRWRSTVELQVAEGKPNLEVTPQNAIAVLGETLTLSCHYPCKYYSHEKYWCKWSNKGCHILPSHNEAARQSSVSCDQDNQVISMTLNPVSKNDEGWYWCGVRKGQDYGETTAIYVAVEERTGGSRQVSPVDANAPANVAPQEEVVDSGVSDNENKAIPNPSLLEEEGEINSVGDQAQENRAAVDAGSADEQKGHSKILFSTLVPLGLVLAGGAVAVWVARVRHRKNVDRMSISSYRTDISMADFKNSRDLGGNDNMGASPDLQETALERKDEIVTTTEIATEPEESKKAKRSSKEEADLAYSAFLLQSSNIAAQVHDGPKEA; the protein is encoded by the exons CGGTCTCCACAAAAAGCCCCATATTTGGTCCCCAAGATGTGAGTGGTGTGGTAGGTAACTCGGTGTCTGTCACGTGCTACTATCCAGCCACCTCTGTCAACCGACACAGCAGGAAGTACTGGTGCCGGCAAGGACCCGGCAGCCTCTGCACAACCCTCGTCTCTTCAAATGGCTACATCTCCAAGGAGTATGCAGGCAGAGCCAACATCATCAACTTCCCAGAGAATAACACATTTACGATTAACATTGCACAGCTCACCCAGAATGACACTGGGAGCTACAAGTGTGGTCTCGGCACCAGTAACCGAGGCCTGTACTTTGAAGTCAGCATGGAGGTCAGCCAAGGTAAGAATCCAGGCTCCCTGG TTGACACTCATGTCTACACAAAGGATCTAGGCAGAAGCGTGACCATTGCCTGCCCTTTCAAAAAGGAGAATGCTCATAGCAAGAAATCCTTGTGTAAGAAGATAGGTCAGACCTGTGAACTTGTCATTGACTCTACTGAATACGTGAACCCCAAGTACAAGGACAGAGCAATTCTTTTTATGAAAGGGACCAGCCAAGAACTATTCAATGTCAACATTACTCACCTAAGACACAGTGATGCTGGGCTGTATGTTTGCCAGGCTGGGGAAGGTTCTAGTGCTGATAGAAACAATGCTGACCTCCAGGTACTAGACCCTAAGCCAGAGCTGGTTTATAGAGATCTGAGAGCCTCAGTGGCTTTTGACTGTGATTTGGGCCGTGAGGTGGCAGATGTAGCCAAATATCTGTGCCGGATGAACAAGGAAACTTGCGATGTGGTCATCAACACCCTGGGGAGGAGGGATCCAGCCTTTGAAGGCAGGATCCTGCTAACCCACAAGGATGACAATGGCCGTTTCAGTGTGCTGATCACAGGCTTGAAGAAGGAAGATGCAGGGCAGTACCTTTGTGGAGCCCACAGTTCTGGTCTGCCTCAAGAAGGTTGGCCCATGCAAGCTTGGCAACTCTTTGTAAATGAAG AGTCTACCATGCCCCCTAGTCGCTCCGTGGTAAAGGGTATCACAGGAGGCTCTGTGGCTATAGTCTGTCCCTACAACCCCAAGGAAAGCAGCAGCCTCAAGTACTGGTGTCGCTGGGAAGCAGACGGAAACGGACACTGCCCGGTGCTTGTGGAGAGCCAGGGGGTGGTGGATGAACAGTATGAAGGCCGACTGGCACTGTTCGATCAGCCAGGCAATGGCAGCTACACTGTCATCCTCAACCAGCTCACCACCCAGGATGCCGGCTCCTACTGGTGTCTGACCAATGGTGACTCTCGCTGGAGAAGCACTGTAGAGCTCCAGGTTGCTGAAG GAAAGCCAAACCTTGAGGTGACACCACAGAATGCGATTGCTGTACTCGGAGAGACCCTCACACTCTCCTGCCACTATCCATGCAAATACTACTCCCATGAGAAATATTGGTGCAAGTGGAGCAACAAGGGCTGCCACATCCTGCCTAGCCATAATGAAGCAGCCCGCCAGTCCTCTGTGAGCTGTGACCAGGACAATCAGGTCATCTCGATGACCCTGAACCCAGTCTCAAAGAACGATGAAGGCTGGTACTGGTGTGGGGTGAGGAAAGGCCAGGACTATGGAGAAACTACAGCCATCTATGTAGCAGTTGAAGAGAGGACAGGTG GGTCACGCCAAGTCAGCCCAGTGGATGCAAACGCACCTGCAAATGTTGCTCCACAAGAAGAGGTAGTTGACTCCGGTGTCAGTGACAATGAGAACAAAGCCATTCCAAACCCCAGCCTTcttgaagaggaaggagagataaaCAGTGTGGGAGACCAAGCTCAGGAGAACAGAGCTGCTGTGGATGCTGGCAG TGCTGATGAACAGAAGGGGCATTCCAAAATCCTGTTCTCCACCCTGGTGCCCCTGGGTCTGGTGCTGGCAGGGGGTGCTGTGGCTGTGTGGGTGGCAAGAGTCCGACACCGGAAGAATGTAG ACCGGATGTCAATCAGCAGCTACAGGACAGACATCAGCATGGCAGACTTCAAGAACTCTAGGGATTTGGGAGGCAATGACAACATGGGGGCCTCTCCAGACCTTCAGGAGACAGCTCTCGAAAGAAAAGATG AAATCGTGACTACCACTGAGATTGCCACAGAGCCAGAAGAATCCAAGAAGGCAAAACGG TCATCCAAGGAGGAAGCTGACCTGGCCTACTCAGCATTCCTGCTCCAGTCCAGCAACATAGCTGCACAGGTCCATGATGGTCCCAAGGAAGCCTAG